Below is a genomic region from Pseudomonas berkeleyensis.
GACAGCCTGAGCTGGGCTCAGCCCTGACGGATCAGATCGGCCGCCTTCTCGCCGATCATGATGCACGGCGCGTTGGTGTTGCCGCTGATCAGCGTCGGCATGATCGAAGCGTCGGCCACGCGCAGGTTGGCCACGCCGCGCACCTTCAGCTCGGGCGTGACCACTGCCGCGTCGTCGCTGCCCATCTTGCAGGTGCCCACCGGGTGGAACACGGTGGCAGCCTTCTCGCGCAGGTGCGCCAGCAGTTCCTCGTCGCTCTGTACCTGCGGGCCGGGCAGCATCTCCGCGCCACGGATATCGGCGAACTGCGGCTGGGCGAGGATGCGCCGCGCCAGCTTGACCCCTTCCACCAGCACGCGGGCGTCCTGCTCGTCGCTGAAGAAGTTGAAGTCGATGCTCAGGCTGCGGCCTTCGCCCAGGCGCACTTCGCCGATGCTCTTCGGCCGCAGCACGCAGGTGTGGATGGCGTAGCCGTGGCCCCACTCGAACAGGCGACCGCGATGGCTGCGGTAGCCGGGCACGAAGTGCATCTGCACGTCGGGCAGATCGCCAGCCAGCGGCGTGCGGGCGAAGCCGCCGGCCTCGACGTAGTTGGTGGTCAGCCAGCCCATCTTCTGCGCCAGGTACTTGAACGGCGAGGCGATGATCTTCGGCAGCGCGCCGACGGAAAAACCCAGCGACAGCGGGCTCTTCGAGCGCACGGTGAGGGTGCCGTCGATGTGATCCTGCAGGTTCTTGCCGACGCCGGGCAGGTCGACCTTGCAGGCCACGCCGGCCGCCTCCAGCTCGGTCTTCGGACCGATGCCGGATTTCAGCAGGATATGCGGCGAACCCAGCGCGCCGGCGCAGAGGATGGTTTCACGGGTGCACTGCAGGGTGCGCCACTGGCCGTTCTGGCGCAGCTCCAGGCCAGTGACGCGCTCGCCATCGAGCAGCAGGCGCTCCACTTCGCAGCCGGTGAGCACGACGAGGTTGTCGCGTTTACGCACCGGGGCGACGAAGGCGCGGTAGCTGGAAAGGCGCCGGGCGTTCTTCTGGGTGAGGTTGTAGAGGCCGACGCCTTCCAGGCTGCCGCCGTTGAAGTCGTCGTTGCGCTTGAGGCCGATCTGCTCGGCGGCGCGGATGTAGCGCTCGGACAGCGGGTTGGGATCGCGTGGTTTGTCCACCAGCAATTCGCCCTGGGTGCCGTGGTAGTGCAGCGACTGGCCCAGGCAGTTGCCTTCGGATTTCTTGAAGTACGGCAGCACGTCATTCCAGCCCCAGCCAGGGCAGCCGGCGGCCTCCCAGCGGTCGTAGTCGCTGGCATCGCCACGGATGTAGATCATGCTGTTCATCGAGCTGGAACCGCCGAGGGCCTTGCCGCGCGGGGTATGCAGACGGCGCCCGGCGAGGTGCTTCTGCGGCGCGGAGAAGTAGTTCCAGCTGAATACCTTGCTCTTGTACAGGGTAATGGTGCCGGCCGGTATCTGTACACGCGGGCTGGCATCGCTGCCGCCGGCCTCGATCAGGCACACGCGCACGGCGGGGTCGGCGCTCAGGCGGTTGGCCAGCACGCAGCCGGCCGAACCGGCACCGACGATCAGGTAATCGTATGAGTCTTCTGTCATGGAAACCTCCGAAGGGGGCACTGAGTCCCCGCTGGCGCGAGGAAAACGGAGCTCTGCGTCCTCCCTGCAACGCTGTTCAGTAGGGCGGGTGGAACCCGCGAGGGGCGGCCAGGAGAGCAACGCGGGTTACACCCGCCCTACGCAATGGCCGCCACAGGATGCGATCCAGGTCGGCAGCCTCAATGCACCTCTTCCAGGTCGTCGTGCAGCAGGCCGAGGATGTGCCGTTTCATGCGGATGAACTCGGGCTCCATGACCACGTCGAGGTTGCGCGGGCGTTCGATGGGCACGTCGAGGATTTCCTTGATGCGCCCCGGGCGCGCGCCCATCACGTAGATGCGGTCGGCGAGCAGGATGGCTTCGTCGATGTCGTGGGTGACGAACACCACGGTCTTCTTGCTGTTGCCCCACACCTGCAGCAGCAGTTGCTGCATCTGCAGACGGGTCTGGCTGTCGAGGGCACCGAAGGGTTCGTCCATCAGCAGAATCTGCGGGTCGTTGGCCAGCGCACGGGCGATGGCCACACGCTGCATCATGCCGCCGGAAAGCTGCTTGGGGTAATGCTCGGCGAACTTCGCCAGGCCCACCTCATTCAGGTAGAACTCGACGATGGTGCGAATCTCGCTGGCCTCCAGCTTGCGTCGCTTGAGGCCGAACTCGATGTTCTGGCGCACGGTGAGCCAGGGGAACAGGGTGTAGCCCTGGAACACCATGCCGCGGTCGGCGCCAGGACCTTCGACCTTCTGCCCGCCGACGTAGATCTCGCCTTCGGTGGGTTCGTTGAGGCCGGCGGTGAGGTAGAGCAGGCTCGACTTGCCGCAGCCGGAAGGGCCGACGATCACCGCGAACTGCTGATCCGGCACTTCGAAGGAAACGCGGTCGAGCGCAGTGAAGGTTTCGCCCTTGGGCGACTGGTAGCGCAGGCTGACGTTGTCCACCTTGAGCCGCGCGGCGACCTCGGCGTACTCGCTGAGCGCCGGCATGATGTAGGGTTTCTTGGCTACTGCGCCCATGCGGCAATCCTCAGTCGAAGCAGACGGAACAGTTGATCGGTGATCAGCCCGAGCAGGCCGATGATGGCAATGGCGAGGAAGATCACATCCACCTGGAAGCCGCGCATGGCCTTCAGGCTGATGTAGCCAAGGCCGCTGCTGGCAGCGACCAGTTCAGCCACCACCAGATACGTCCAGGCCCAGCCCATGGTCACCCGCAGGGTGTCGAGGATGCCCGGCAAGGAGGCCGGACCGAGTACGTGCAGCACCACGTCGCGGCGGCTGGCGCCGAGGGTGTAGCTGGCGTTGAGCAGGTCACGCGAGACGCCCTTGGAGACGTCGGCGACCATCACCAGTTGCTGGAAGAACACGCCGAAGATGATCACCGCCACGCGCTGTTCCAGGCCGATGCCGATCCACAGGATGAACAGCGGCACGAAGCTGGTCACCGGCAGGTAGCGGATGAAGTTCACCAGCGGTTCGAGAAAGGCCTGGACGATACGAAAGCTGCCCATCAGCAGGCCCAGCGGCACCGACACCAGCGACGACACGACGAAGCCGATCAGCACCACTTCCAGGCTGGCCAGCACATGCTTGCTCAGGGTGCCGTCGCCGGCCAGACGCACGCCGGCGGCGATCACATCGCCCGGCGTCGGCAGGAACATCGACGGCACCACGCCGCCATAGGACAGCAGGGCCCACAGGCCCAGCACCAGCAGCCAGCACAGGCTGCTGGCGCCCAGCACCAGGCCGCCGGGCAAGTCGACTTTGGGGGTCAGGCAGCGCTGCACCCAGGATTTTTGCGTGGCCATGAACCACCTCGTGTTGCGAATTCTGAAAAAACCGGCAGGCCGTATGGGTTGTCGCGCCCCTTGTAGGAGCGGATTCATCCGCGAAATTCGCGGCTAAAGCCGCTCCTACAGATCAGAGGTGGCTCAAGGCGTGACGAAAGAGGTATCCACCAGATCCTCGTAGCTCACCGCGTAGGGCTTGCCCTGCAGGGTGCTCCAGGTCTCGTTGGCCAGCTTGATGATCTCGGCGATGTCGCCGGCCTTGCCGGGGGTGCCGAGCAGCTTCTCGCTCATGGCCTGGTCATAGAACTTCACGCCCTTGGCGGCCTCGGCCAGATCCTTGGGATTGGACAGGTAGCCACCGACGCCCTTGGCCATGATTTCGTAGGCCTTCTCCGGGTTCTGCTTGGTGTACTCGACCGCCTTGTACAGGCCGGCGACCAGCGCCTTGACGTCTTCTGGCTGCTTCTCGATGACGCCACAATCCAGCGCCACCACGTCGACGATCACGCCGGGTGTGGCGCTGCTGTCGACCAGCACCTTGCCGCTGCCCTTCTGCTTGACCATGGTCAGATTCGGCTCCCAGGTCACCGCCGCCGGCACGTGGCCGGCGATGAAGGCCGAGGCGGCGTCGTCGGCAGTCATGTTCTGCACTTCGATGTCGGCCATGCTCATGCCGGCCTTCTTCAGCAGGTAGCTGAGCCAGAACTGCGACACCGAACCTTCGTTGACCGCCACGGACTTACCCTTGAGGCCCTGCATGTCGGCGATGTCGTTCTGCACCACGATGCCGTCGCCACCGTGGGATTCATCCAGCGCCGCCACGGCCTTGAAGCAGAAGTCCTTGGAGCGGTACTTGAGAATTTCGTCGATGGTCGAGGCCGAGCCGGAGAGCTTGCCCGAGGCCTGCGCGGCCATGTACATCGAGGCTTCCTCGATGGTGGTCAGTTGCAGGTCGAGGCCGGCTTCCTTGAAGTAGCCGAGGTCACGGGCCAGGTACAGGGTGCCGTAGCCGACCCAGGTGGTGTGGCCGATGGACAAGGTGCCGGCCTGGGCGGTGGCGGCCATGCCGGCAGCCAGGGCGGTGCAGGCGAAGGAACGGACGATACGGTGGTGCAAGGACGATTTCATGAAGCACTCCCACAGCCTGTTGGCTCGTTATTGGTTTGCGTGGGGCAGGGATTGGCCAGTGGCCGAATTACACTTTTACGGGCTGACCTCGTTGGATCGGCGCCTGGTTCTTCGCCGCCCTCTGCGGGGCGGTTTCGGGGGCTTTTCGTAGGAGCGGCTTTAGCCGCGATTAAGGTATTTCGCGGCTAAAGCCGCTCCTACGGGTGATCGATGCCCTGTTACAGCAGATTCAGCTCACGCCCGGTGCGATCCACCGCGCGCTTGGTCTTCTCCACCAGTTCGTCCAGCTCGGCATGCGTAGCCACCAGCGCCGGCGCCATGATCATCCGGCCGAGGGTGGAGCGAATGATCAGGCCCTCGTCGAAGCCGACGGTGCGGCAGTGCCAGGCGATATCGTTCTCGTGGGCGAAGCGCTTGCGCGTGGCCTTGTCCTCGGCGAACTGCAAGGCGGCGACCAGGCCGGTGCCCTGGATATCGCCGATCAGCGGGTGACTTTCGAAGGTCTCGCGCAGCAATTTCTGCAGGTACGGCCCGGTATCAGCCTTGACCGTTTCGACGATCTTCTCGTCGCGCAGCGCGGTGAGGTTGGCGATGGCCACGGCGGCGGCCACCGGGTGGCCGGCGTAGGTCAGGCCGTGGGCGAACACGCCGCCCTCCTGCACCAGGGCGTCGGCGATGCGACCGCTGAGCACCAGGCCGCCCATGGGGATATAGCCGCTGGTCAGGCCCTTGGCGATGGTCAGGGTGTCGGGCTGGAAGCCGAAGTGCTGGTGGGCGAACCACTCGCCGGTACGGCCGAAGCCGCCGATCACTTCATCGGCGCACAGCAGCACGTCGTACTGGCGGCAGATGCGTTGCACTTCGGCCCAGTAGCTGGCCGGTGGGAAGATCATGCCGCCGGCGCCCTGGAAGGGTTCGGCAACGAAGGCGGCGACGTTCTCGGCGCCCAGTTCGAGGATCTTCGCTTCCAGCTCGCGGGCGGCCTTGAGGCCGAAGGCTTCTTCGGAAAGGTCGCCGCCCTCGGCGAACCAATAGGGCTCACCAATGTGGGCGAAGCCCGGCAGCATGCCACCCATCTCATGCATGAACCCCATGCCGCCGAGCGCGGTGCTGCCCAGGGTGGAGCCGTGGTAGCCGTTCCAGCGGCCGATCATCACGGTCTTGCTCGGCTTGCCCACCACCTGCCAGTAACGGCGCACGGTGCGGATCAGCACCTCGTTGGCCTCGGAGCCGGAGTTGGTGTAGATGGCGTGGCTGTAGTGCTTGGGCAACAGGCTGAAGAGCAGCTCGGACAGCTCCACCACGCGCGGGTGTGTGGTGTGGAAGAACAGGTTGTAGTACGGCAGCTCCTCCAACTGGCGGCTGGCGGCGGCGTTGAGGTCGGCGCGGCCATAGCCCAGCGCGGTGCACCACAGGCCGGACATGCCATCCAGATAACGCTTGCCGTCCGTGTCCCAGAGGTTCAGGCCCTGGCCCTTGGCGATCACCAGCGCGCCCTTCTCGTTGAGCGCCTTCTGGTCGAGGAAGGCATGGATATGGTGCGCCGCATCCAGTGCCTGGTATTCCTGGGTGGTGTGTTTCCGGGCAGTCATCGCAAGGTCTCCGCCAGTGGCGTGTAGGGTGCGCCGTGCGCACCGTTAATAATTTGATCAACTCCGCCTGGTGCGCACAGCGCCCCCAACGAACCGGGGCATCATCCGCTGCGCGCGGCGCCCCTACGGACGCAGCTGGAACCAGGTGGTCTTCAGTTGCGTGTACTTGTCGAACGAATGCAGCGACAGGTCGCGGCCAAAGCCGGATTGCTTGCCGCCACCGAACGGCGTGCTGACGTCCAGCGCATCGACGGTGTTGACCGACACGGTGCCGGCCTTGAGGCGACGGGCAACACGGTGGGCGCGATTGAGGTCGTCGCTCCACAGCGAGGCGGCCAAGCCGTAGACGCTGTCGTTGGCCAGGGCCACGGCCTCGGCCTCGCTGTCGAACGGCAGCACCGCCAGCACCGGACCGAAGACTTCCTCGCGGGCCAGGCGACTGTTCGGCGCCACACCGGTGAAGATGGTCGGTGCAATAAAGTTGCCCGAGCCGCCCACGGTCAGTTGCTGACCACCGCAGACCAGGCGTGCGCCGTCGGCCTGGGCATCCTTGATGAAATCCATGATGCGTGCGGTCTGCCGCGCTTCGACGATGGCGCCGGCACGACTGGCCGGGTCGAGTGGATCGCCAGGCAGCCAGTCGCGCGCCTTGGCCTGCAAGCGCTCGACGAATTCATCGTGGATCGAACGCTGCACCAGCAGGCGCGAGTTGGCCGAGCACACCTCGCCCTGGTTGAAGAAGATGCCGAAGGCGGCCTTCTCGGCGGCCAGGTCGAGATCCTGGCAATCGGCGAACACCAGGTTGGCGCTCTTGCCGCCGCACTCCAGCCACACCTGCTTGAGGTTGGACTGCGCCGAATAACCCATGAAGTATTTGCCCACCTCGGTGGAGCCGGTGAAGGCCAGGCAGTCGACGTCCATATGCAGGCCAAGGGCCTTGCCGGCGCTCTCGCCGAGGCCCGGCACCACGTTCAGCACGCCCTCTGGCAGCCCGGCCTCCAGCGCCAGCTCGGCCAGGCGCAGGGCGGAGAACGGTGACTGCTCGGCGGGCTTGAGCACCACCGAGTTGCCGGCGGCCAGGGCCGGCGCCAGCTTCCAGGCGGCCATGTCCAGCGGGAAATTCCACGGCACCACGGCAGCGACCACGCCCAGCGCTTCGCGGGTGATGGTGGCGAGCACGTTGCGTGCACTGGGCGCAACTTCGTCGTAGAGCTTGTCGAGGCTCTCGGCGTACCAGCGGAATACGCCAGCAGCGCCGGGCACGTCGATGTTCCAGGCATCCATCACCGGCTTGCCCATGTTCAGCGAATCGAGCAGTGCCAGCTCATCACGATTGGCCAGGATCAGCTCGGCCAGGCGCAGCAGCACCTGCTTGCGCTCGGTGGGGGTACGTTGCGACCAGACGCCGGCTTCGAAGGCCTGGCGGGCGCTGCTCACGGCCAGTTCGACCTCGGCCTCGCCACAGGCAGCAACCTGTGCCAGCACCTGGCCGGTGGCCGGGTTGATGGTCGCGAAGGTGGCGCCGGACTGCGCCGCCACACGGCGACCACCGATGATGGCCTGTTCGATGAAGGCTTGCTGCCGGGCGCGTTGCTGCCAGTCGCTGAGTTCGTACACCACTGTCCCCTTCTGCCGTTTGGCGATTGCGGAACCGATGGTGGCGCAAGCCCGAAAATAGGAAAAATATTAAAAATGTCGCCGGGACATACGAAAAAGATGGTCACACCCGCACCAAGACAGTGCAGCCCGCCAACTCCTTGTGCAAATACCCGACGACGCGCCGCCAAGCCGCGCCACGCCTGACGCGAAGCACACCCAACAGCCCCACACCACGCACCATTTCAGCCCGCACTGCGAGCTGTAGGGTGGGCTTCAGCCCACCACAACACGCACACACTCGCGAACCGCACCGAGTACGACTCTTGCAAGGCATTCCCCGCCCAGGGCCAGAAAAAATATGGCCACTGGCAAACAAGATGCTCGCCTACCGGCCCCTGATCTGCGGGTATGGTGAGTGCCAGAAGAAGATCGTCCGAGGTTCCTTGCGTGGCTGCCTACACCCTGCGTCAACTCAAGTATTTCGTCACCACCGTCGAGTGCGGCAGCGTCGCCGAGGCGTCACGCAAGCTGTACATCGCCCAGCCGTCCATCTCCACGGCAATCAAGGGTCTGGAAGAGAGCTTCGGCGTGCAGCTGTTCATCCGCCACCACGCCCAGGGCGTCTCGCTCACCCCCAGTGGTGCGCGCTTCTACCGCAAGGCGCAGGAGCTGCTGCGCATGGCGCACGAGTTCGAACAGAACGCCCTGGCCGACAACGACGTGGTGGCTGGGCAAATCGACATCGGCTGCTTCGAGACGGTCGCCCCGCTCTACCTGCCACGCCTGATCGCCGGCTTTCGCCAGCGCTACCCGGGCGTGGAAATCCGTCTGCACGACGGCGAGCAGCACGAGCTGGTGCAGGGCCTGACCGCCGGCCGCTTCGACCTGGCGATCTTCTACGAACATGACCTGGACGGCACCATCGAGACCGAGCCACTGATGCCGCCGCAACGGCCCTATGCGCTGCTGCCCGAAGGCCACCGCTTCGCCGCGCAGGCACAGGTGTCGCTGCGCGACCTGGTGCTCGACCCGATGATCCTGCTCGACGTGCTGCCGAGCCGGAACTACTTCGTGAGCATCTTCGAGGAACTGGGCCTGTCGCCGAACATCGTGTTCAGCTCGCCCTCCATCGAGATGGTGCGCGGTATGGTCGGCCAGGGCTTCGGCTTCTCGGTGCTGGTCACCCGCCCGCACTGCAACACCACCTACGACGGCAAGCAGGTGGTGTGCGTGAACATCACCGAGGACGTCACCGGCTCCGGCCTGGTCGCCGCCTGGCTCAAGCGCGCGCAACTGACCAAGCCGGCGCAGTTGTTCGTCGATTACTGCAAGGCGGAACTGGGCGAGAAGCGGCTGGCGGAATCCGCCTGAACCAGTGCGTCAGACCTGGAACTGCATGACGGCGTTGCGCATGCCCTGCGCCACCCGCTCCAGTTCCTCCGCCGAATGCGCCAGTTCGTTCACCGCCTGGGCGTTGTGCTGAGCCATCTGCGCGATCTGCTCGACACGCTGCGCCACCTCACTGCTGGCGTTGCTCTGCTCGCCGATGGTGTGGGAAATCTCCTCCACCACCTGGGCGGCGCGTTGCGCGCCATCGCGTATTTCATTGATCGAATCGCCGGCCTGGTGCGCCAGGGCCACACCATCGTTCACCCGCGTCACGCCGGCCTGCATGCTGTCCACCGCCAGGTGGGTGTTGCTGCGGATGCGCCCGATCATGTCGGTGATTTCCTGGGTCGAGTGCGCGGTGCGGGCCGCCAGGTTGCGCACCTCGTCGGCGACCACGGCGAAACCACGCCCGGCCTCCCCCGCGCGTGCAGCCTCGATCGCGGCATTGAGGGCGAGCAGATTGGTCTGTTCGGCGATGCTCTTGATGACCTGGATGATCGAATGGATTTCCTCGGATGAACGCCCCAACTCGGTGATCGTCTCGGACGACGAGGTGACCGCTTCGGCGATACGGTTCATGCCGTCGACCACGCCAAGTATGACCTGGCCGCCGCTGTCGGCCAGTTGCCCGGAATGGGCGGAAATGCCTTTGGCGTCATGAGCGTGCGTGGACACCTGGGCGATGTTCTGGATCATCTGCTCCATGGCCGCGGCCATGCTCGTGGCGCTGTCCGCCTGCTGGGTGGAGTCCTGCAGAATGCGCTGGGCCGTGCCGGTCAGCGTGCGCGCGGTGTGCTGCAACTGCTCGCTGTGCTGGTTGATGCTGCTGATCATGCGGCCGAGATTGCCCTGCATCTCGGCCAGCGCCTGCAGCAAGTGGCCGGCCTCGTCCTGTCGATCCACGTCGATGCGACCGCGCAGGTTGCCGCTGGCGATGGCGCGGGCGGCGTCGACGGAACGTTGCAGCGGCCCCAGCACGCTGCGCATCAGGCTCCAGGTGATCAGGCCGAGCAGCAGGCTGACCAGCACGATGCCGGTGATCAGGTAGATCGAGGCCTGGCTTACGGCAGTCTGACCACTCTGGTGAGCAGCACTCACCTGCTCTTCAATCAGGCTGCTGAGCGCCTCGTTCTTGGCTTCCAGCTCGCTGAAACGCTGCATGAACGCAGGCATTCCCGCCTTGGCGGCCTGCGCGTCACGCAGGGCCGCTTCGGTGATCTGCTCGGCTTCGGCGATGTAGGCAGTGAGCGCCGGTTGCGACTGGGCAATGGCCTGCTGGATGTCGGCAGGTAGCGGCAACTGGGCGTTGGCCGTCAGAGCACGCTTGAACCAGTCGGCATGCTCGCGCAGATCCTTGCGTACCTGCTCGGCTGCCGCTGCGTCGCCCGCCTCGACGCTGAAGGCGGCCAGTACGTCGGCGCGCAACGCGTCGTGCATCATGTCGCCTTCCAGGTGGTTGCGCAGCGCCGTGACGCTCAGCTCGTTCTGCGCCAACGCGCCATTGAGCTGGGTCTGGCCCCAGAAACCCACCGCACCCAGGCCCGCAGCGACGGCCACACTCAGTACGCCGCTGGCGATCATCTTCTGACGAATGTTCATGCGCTGCTATCTGGCTGTGAGGGAGGGAGTTGTAAGTCTAGTTCAGCTGCCAATCCTGCAAGGGCGGCAAAGGCCCGTCCGAGACAGTCCTGCTCGCTACTCGAATACGGGCCGGAAGAAGCTGCGCTCGTAGCTGAGGATGCAGCGCGTCTCTTCGGCATATTTGAACGCCGCCTGGCACTCGGCATCGGCGAACGAGTCCTGACGGTAGCGCTCGTAGTCGGCCAGGCTGGGGAAGCTGAACAGTGCCAGGGCCACGTCGTTGGCGCCCTCGGATGGCAGGAAGTAACCGTGATGCGTGCCGCCGAAGCGCGCTACCAGCGGAATCCACAGCTTGGCGTAGTGCTCGAATTCCTTGAGTTTGTAGGGATCGACGATATAGCGCAGGTAGCAGGTGACCATGGGTGTCCTTTCTTGCGAGTGGTTTCGATGAAGCAGGGATATAAACACGGCGAAAAATCCACACGCCATTCTTTTCCAGCATCACGCCAGCAACCGGTGGTGCGCACAGCGCACCCTACCCGGTGACCAGCTTCACGTAGCCCGGATGAAATCCGGGGGCAGGCGATACCGAGTCCCCGACTTGCATCGGGTCTACGAATCTTCGATCACGCGGTGCGCATGGCGCACCCTACCTGACCACCAGTTCGCGCAAGCGCTCGCCATCGATGGCGCGGCACAGGCCTTCGGGCTTCTGCATCGGCGAGTCCTCGGCCGCCAGCATGGCATTGAGCACTGCCTCGTCGGTGGCCTGCACGGCGGCCAGGTAGAGCGCGTCGAAACACTCGTCGTTGAGGTAGTCGAGGTTCAGCCGCGTTGGCGACACCTGCGGCAAGGGCCGTGGGTTGGCCACGCTGAAGGCCAGGAAGATGTCGCCGGAGTTGTTGCCACCCGGCGTACCGGCCAGGGCGATGCCGAGGCCGGCGCGCTGCGCCAGGCGCTTGAGCTGGTGCGGCAGCAGCGGCGCATCGGTGGCGAGGATGACGATGATCGAGCCACGCTCACGCTCCAGGCCAGCCGGCAGTTCATCTTCCAGGCGCTCGCCGACCGGCACGCCACAGACCTTGAGCCAGGCACGCTGGCCATGGTTGGCCTGCACCAGGGCGCCAAGGGTGTAGCTCTGCCCATCGACCTCGACAATCCGCGACGCCGTACCGGTGCCGCCCTTGAAGCCGTAGCAGATCATGCCGTTGCCGCCGCCGACGTTGCCCTCGGCAATGGCCCCACCCTTTGCGGCATCCAGTGCAGCCAGTGCATCGGCTTCGCTGACATGCTGGCCGTTGATGTCGTTGATCACTCCGTCATAAGTCTCGGCCACCACCGGCATGGCCCACAGGTGCTCGCGCTGCCAGGCGTCGGCGTACTG
It encodes:
- a CDS encoding GMC family oxidoreductase, with translation MTEDSYDYLIVGAGSAGCVLANRLSADPAVRVCLIEAGGSDASPRVQIPAGTITLYKSKVFSWNYFSAPQKHLAGRRLHTPRGKALGGSSSMNSMIYIRGDASDYDRWEAAGCPGWGWNDVLPYFKKSEGNCLGQSLHYHGTQGELLVDKPRDPNPLSERYIRAAEQIGLKRNDDFNGGSLEGVGLYNLTQKNARRLSSYRAFVAPVRKRDNLVVLTGCEVERLLLDGERVTGLELRQNGQWRTLQCTRETILCAGALGSPHILLKSGIGPKTELEAAGVACKVDLPGVGKNLQDHIDGTLTVRSKSPLSLGFSVGALPKIIASPFKYLAQKMGWLTTNYVEAGGFARTPLAGDLPDVQMHFVPGYRSHRGRLFEWGHGYAIHTCVLRPKSIGEVRLGEGRSLSIDFNFFSDEQDARVLVEGVKLARRILAQPQFADIRGAEMLPGPQVQSDEELLAHLREKAATVFHPVGTCKMGSDDAAVVTPELKVRGVANLRVADASIMPTLISGNTNAPCIMIGEKAADLIRQG
- a CDS encoding ABC transporter ATP-binding protein — its product is MGAVAKKPYIMPALSEYAEVAARLKVDNVSLRYQSPKGETFTALDRVSFEVPDQQFAVIVGPSGCGKSSLLYLTAGLNEPTEGEIYVGGQKVEGPGADRGMVFQGYTLFPWLTVRQNIEFGLKRRKLEASEIRTIVEFYLNEVGLAKFAEHYPKQLSGGMMQRVAIARALANDPQILLMDEPFGALDSQTRLQMQQLLLQVWGNSKKTVVFVTHDIDEAILLADRIYVMGARPGRIKEILDVPIERPRNLDVVMEPEFIRMKRHILGLLHDDLEEVH
- a CDS encoding ABC transporter permease, which produces MATQKSWVQRCLTPKVDLPGGLVLGASSLCWLLVLGLWALLSYGGVVPSMFLPTPGDVIAAGVRLAGDGTLSKHVLASLEVVLIGFVVSSLVSVPLGLLMGSFRIVQAFLEPLVNFIRYLPVTSFVPLFILWIGIGLEQRVAVIIFGVFFQQLVMVADVSKGVSRDLLNASYTLGASRRDVVLHVLGPASLPGILDTLRVTMGWAWTYLVVAELVAASSGLGYISLKAMRGFQVDVIFLAIAIIGLLGLITDQLFRLLRLRIAAWAQ
- a CDS encoding ABC transporter substrate-binding protein; amino-acid sequence: MKSSLHHRIVRSFACTALAAGMAATAQAGTLSIGHTTWVGYGTLYLARDLGYFKEAGLDLQLTTIEEASMYMAAQASGKLSGSASTIDEILKYRSKDFCFKAVAALDESHGGDGIVVQNDIADMQGLKGKSVAVNEGSVSQFWLSYLLKKAGMSMADIEVQNMTADDAASAFIAGHVPAAVTWEPNLTMVKQKGSGKVLVDSSATPGVIVDVVALDCGVIEKQPEDVKALVAGLYKAVEYTKQNPEKAYEIMAKGVGGYLSNPKDLAEAAKGVKFYDQAMSEKLLGTPGKAGDIAEIIKLANETWSTLQGKPYAVSYEDLVDTSFVTP
- a CDS encoding aspartate aminotransferase family protein: MTARKHTTQEYQALDAAHHIHAFLDQKALNEKGALVIAKGQGLNLWDTDGKRYLDGMSGLWCTALGYGRADLNAAASRQLEELPYYNLFFHTTHPRVVELSELLFSLLPKHYSHAIYTNSGSEANEVLIRTVRRYWQVVGKPSKTVMIGRWNGYHGSTLGSTALGGMGFMHEMGGMLPGFAHIGEPYWFAEGGDLSEEAFGLKAARELEAKILELGAENVAAFVAEPFQGAGGMIFPPASYWAEVQRICRQYDVLLCADEVIGGFGRTGEWFAHQHFGFQPDTLTIAKGLTSGYIPMGGLVLSGRIADALVQEGGVFAHGLTYAGHPVAAAVAIANLTALRDEKIVETVKADTGPYLQKLLRETFESHPLIGDIQGTGLVAALQFAEDKATRKRFAHENDIAWHCRTVGFDEGLIIRSTLGRMIMAPALVATHAELDELVEKTKRAVDRTGRELNLL
- a CDS encoding aldehyde dehydrogenase, which gives rise to MYELSDWQQRARQQAFIEQAIIGGRRVAAQSGATFATINPATGQVLAQVAACGEAEVELAVSSARQAFEAGVWSQRTPTERKQVLLRLAELILANRDELALLDSLNMGKPVMDAWNIDVPGAAGVFRWYAESLDKLYDEVAPSARNVLATITREALGVVAAVVPWNFPLDMAAWKLAPALAAGNSVVLKPAEQSPFSALRLAELALEAGLPEGVLNVVPGLGESAGKALGLHMDVDCLAFTGSTEVGKYFMGYSAQSNLKQVWLECGGKSANLVFADCQDLDLAAEKAAFGIFFNQGEVCSANSRLLVQRSIHDEFVERLQAKARDWLPGDPLDPASRAGAIVEARQTARIMDFIKDAQADGARLVCGGQQLTVGGSGNFIAPTIFTGVAPNSRLAREEVFGPVLAVLPFDSEAEAVALANDSVYGLAASLWSDDLNRAHRVARRLKAGTVSVNTVDALDVSTPFGGGKQSGFGRDLSLHSFDKYTQLKTTWFQLRP
- a CDS encoding LysR family transcriptional regulator, whose amino-acid sequence is MAAYTLRQLKYFVTTVECGSVAEASRKLYIAQPSISTAIKGLEESFGVQLFIRHHAQGVSLTPSGARFYRKAQELLRMAHEFEQNALADNDVVAGQIDIGCFETVAPLYLPRLIAGFRQRYPGVEIRLHDGEQHELVQGLTAGRFDLAIFYEHDLDGTIETEPLMPPQRPYALLPEGHRFAAQAQVSLRDLVLDPMILLDVLPSRNYFVSIFEELGLSPNIVFSSPSIEMVRGMVGQGFGFSVLVTRPHCNTTYDGKQVVCVNITEDVTGSGLVAAWLKRAQLTKPAQLFVDYCKAELGEKRLAESA
- a CDS encoding methyl-accepting chemotaxis protein, producing the protein MQGNLGRMISSINQHSEQLQHTARTLTGTAQRILQDSTQQADSATSMAAAMEQMIQNIAQVSTHAHDAKGISAHSGQLADSGGQVILGVVDGMNRIAEAVTSSSETITELGRSSEEIHSIIQVIKSIAEQTNLLALNAAIEAARAGEAGRGFAVVADEVRNLAARTAHSTQEITDMIGRIRSNTHLAVDSMQAGVTRVNDGVALAHQAGDSINEIRDGAQRAAQVVEEISHTIGEQSNASSEVAQRVEQIAQMAQHNAQAVNELAHSAEELERVAQGMRNAVMQFQV
- a CDS encoding NIPSNAP family protein translates to MVTCYLRYIVDPYKLKEFEHYAKLWIPLVARFGGTHHGYFLPSEGANDVALALFSFPSLADYERYRQDSFADAECQAAFKYAEETRCILSYERSFFRPVFE